The Bacteroidota bacterium genome includes a region encoding these proteins:
- a CDS encoding (2Fe-2S)-binding protein yields MLVIDKCHCFNQTFAALKRAAEASGSTSIPELQQHVTFGQNCKLCHPYVARMLETGETVFNEIITSTPTPSQ; encoded by the coding sequence ATGCTTGTTATCGATAAATGCCACTGTTTCAACCAAACCTTTGCTGCATTAAAGCGTGCTGCTGAAGCCTCAGGGAGTACTTCGATCCCTGAGCTTCAACAGCACGTGACGTTTGGACAAAACTGCAAACTGTGCCACCCATACGTCGCACGAATGCTTGAAACGGGCGAGACAGTCTTCAATGAAATTATCACATCTACGCCAACACCCTCTCAGTAG
- a CDS encoding DUF5074 domain-containing protein, whose amino-acid sequence MPNKPATAISNRSSKLACILLTALCLLFPVSALGQLSTTSVYIGNQGNFSDANGSVSMYTPSTTTVVADGLPDLNTLVQSITLHENTGFVMANTSDRIDIFDLPTNTRTGQILDVPSPRYMAAVSDDKAYVSNLFSSSVTVIDLTSNTVAGTISAGTNPEDIAAVAGYAFVANNGFGFDSTLTRIDIATDAVVDTLQLGCDGPRSLEVDAEDELWVVCNGKTEYNSDFTEILEQTNGQVLVVDPATKEIKERLNIDTQVGASSAGQDTYYDGVNNVLYLVRGSELLAFDTTTNTQAPSIAIAGSESLGGVAFDAASGHLYLARITSFTTAGFVSVHTPDGTEVSRFDVGIAPTSIALWQTGTSVATEDPPGETPQRFTLNQNYPNPFNPSTTITFELTHATDVSLKVYSLLGIEVATLTDRAYQAGSHKVDWQATDLPSGRYFYTLQAGDVVATRQMTLIK is encoded by the coding sequence ATGCCCAACAAACCCGCTACTGCTATATCTAATCGGTCAAGCAAACTTGCTTGCATCCTGCTTACAGCGCTCTGCCTCCTCTTCCCGGTTAGCGCGCTGGGGCAACTATCAACCACATCGGTCTACATTGGTAACCAGGGGAATTTCTCCGATGCGAACGGTTCTGTTTCAATGTACACACCTTCGACAACCACTGTTGTAGCCGACGGCCTGCCAGACCTCAACACCCTCGTACAAAGTATCACATTGCATGAAAACACGGGGTTTGTTATGGCAAACACCTCCGACCGAATTGATATTTTTGACCTGCCCACAAACACCAGAACTGGCCAAATACTGGACGTCCCGAGCCCCCGGTATATGGCGGCTGTTTCAGACGACAAAGCCTATGTATCCAATCTGTTCAGCAGCAGTGTTACGGTCATAGACTTGACCAGCAATACTGTAGCCGGCACAATTTCCGCCGGCACAAACCCGGAAGACATCGCCGCTGTAGCCGGCTATGCTTTTGTGGCAAATAATGGTTTCGGATTCGATAGTACCCTCACACGCATCGACATCGCAACAGATGCGGTCGTTGACACTTTACAGCTCGGCTGCGACGGCCCACGATCGCTTGAAGTCGATGCAGAAGACGAGTTATGGGTTGTATGCAATGGCAAAACTGAATACAACAGCGACTTTACTGAAATCCTCGAGCAGACCAACGGGCAGGTACTCGTTGTTGACCCTGCAACCAAAGAAATAAAAGAGCGCCTAAACATTGACACCCAGGTAGGCGCCTCTTCAGCCGGCCAAGACACCTACTATGATGGCGTAAACAACGTGCTGTATCTCGTGCGCGGTAGCGAACTTCTCGCGTTCGATACAACAACCAATACGCAAGCCCCTTCAATTGCCATTGCTGGATCGGAAAGCCTTGGCGGCGTCGCTTTTGATGCTGCCAGTGGCCACCTGTACCTTGCACGTATCACCAGCTTTACAACGGCCGGCTTTGTATCAGTACATACGCCTGACGGTACTGAAGTGAGCAGATTTGACGTTGGCATCGCCCCAACTTCTATTGCACTCTGGCAGACTGGTACCTCAGTCGCAACAGAGGACCCACCTGGAGAGACGCCACAACGCTTCACGCTGAATCAGAATTACCCGAACCCATTCAACCCTTCAACAACCATAACTTTTGAGTTGACGCATGCAACCGATGTATCACTTAAAGTTTATAGTCTTCTGGGCATAGAGGTGGCAACACTAACTGACCGCGCCTACCAGGCGGGGAGCCATAAAGTTGACTGGCAGGCAACCGATTTGCCAAGCGGGCGCTATTTCTACACCCTGCAAGCCGGCGATGTTGTTGCAACGCGGCAGATGACCCTTATTAAATAA
- a CDS encoding TonB-dependent receptor yields the protein MRFIFVLLFCLLTCTPAFAQPQKADSVYALPAIKITALRLPQATRDAPVHLTTIKREDVLSSNSQTLAHLLDRAGSPFIRSYGNGLASLSFRGTGASQSLILLDGVPLSDPQLGQIDLSLVPAQLINSAQIQHGQGAALYGSQSIGSVINLATPNADQPFFLQTTASTGPFGERDGSLSTGLSRGAWQGLLSFAHSTEQGDFPFLNPSLFPPANSRREGADRTTSSLFVKVARLQPKSATLITGWYNTAERGLPGAATTSPKDERQWDTGSRLMARHLVTLSKGVFALTGATQRGSLRYSNPQLALDQTGRTRAYTLDAELTLDQAYGSMSAGISGSQYTARHPNLLRSARENRLAGFLSSVHPVSRLTLFPGLRLDTFFPSNGEHLVSLSPSLGVNFQLLQTIPLTLKANAGSGFRAPTFNDRFWQPGGNPELAPERSRQIEGGIVYTINHHAVEILIEASGFYNRIKNQITWLPSAANSSIWQPENIGTTKILGTEFALGSHFKMNKRWSISSHNSYTLADARDISEADTPAFNQPLRYTPRHVAKTRLGLSHQRNKLQVQLDASLRHISRRYITTDGQQFLPGYTTADFHLRVSRALPKTRVTAGVFVENVTDQAFEVIKGYPVPPRAIRFQLSILFAGENQDTR from the coding sequence ATGCGCTTTATTTTTGTCCTGCTTTTCTGTTTGCTGACATGTACCCCAGCTTTTGCCCAACCGCAAAAAGCTGATTCTGTGTATGCATTGCCGGCAATCAAGATAACAGCCCTGCGCCTGCCCCAGGCCACCCGCGATGCACCCGTCCACCTGACCACCATCAAGCGAGAAGACGTACTATCTTCGAACAGCCAAACCCTTGCCCACCTGCTCGACCGTGCCGGTAGTCCGTTTATTCGCAGCTATGGCAACGGACTTGCCTCCCTTTCTTTTCGAGGCACGGGGGCTTCCCAATCCCTCATTTTATTGGACGGCGTCCCGTTATCCGACCCACAACTCGGCCAAATTGACCTTTCCCTGGTTCCTGCGCAACTCATCAATAGCGCACAAATCCAACACGGACAGGGCGCAGCGCTTTACGGGTCGCAGAGCATTGGAAGCGTCATTAACCTGGCAACCCCCAATGCCGACCAACCGTTCTTTTTACAAACAACAGCCAGCACCGGACCGTTTGGTGAACGCGATGGATCGCTATCAACGGGCCTGTCGCGCGGGGCATGGCAGGGACTCCTGTCTTTTGCCCATAGCACCGAGCAGGGAGACTTCCCTTTTCTGAACCCATCCCTTTTCCCACCTGCCAACAGCCGGCGCGAAGGGGCTGATCGCACAACCTCTTCCCTGTTTGTCAAAGTAGCCCGGCTCCAACCAAAATCTGCCACACTGATCACGGGATGGTACAACACTGCTGAACGTGGCCTGCCCGGCGCGGCAACCACTTCACCAAAAGATGAGCGGCAATGGGATACGGGAAGCAGATTAATGGCCCGCCACCTCGTTACCCTTTCCAAAGGTGTTTTTGCCCTCACGGGAGCAACCCAGCGTGGTTCCTTGCGCTACAGCAACCCACAGTTGGCATTGGATCAGACGGGGCGAACGCGTGCTTACACACTCGACGCAGAACTCACCCTGGACCAGGCTTATGGCAGTATGAGTGCTGGTATATCCGGAAGCCAATACACAGCGCGACATCCCAACCTGTTGCGGAGCGCCCGTGAGAACAGGCTTGCCGGATTTTTAAGCAGTGTGCACCCGGTGTCCCGCCTTACCCTGTTCCCCGGACTTCGACTCGATACCTTTTTCCCTTCCAATGGCGAGCACCTGGTCTCGCTGAGCCCGTCGTTAGGCGTCAATTTTCAGCTACTACAAACAATACCACTGACTCTGAAAGCCAATGCCGGCAGCGGTTTTCGCGCGCCAACATTCAACGACAGGTTCTGGCAACCAGGTGGCAACCCAGAGCTTGCTCCTGAGCGCAGCCGGCAAATTGAAGGGGGAATCGTTTACACAATTAACCACCATGCAGTTGAAATCCTGATCGAAGCATCCGGATTCTACAACCGTATAAAAAACCAGATTACCTGGTTACCCTCTGCCGCAAACAGCAGCATATGGCAGCCGGAGAACATTGGCACAACGAAAATTCTAGGGACCGAATTCGCGTTGGGTAGCCATTTCAAAATGAACAAGCGCTGGTCAATCAGCAGCCATAACAGCTATACCCTTGCTGATGCCCGAGATATTTCCGAAGCGGATACACCGGCGTTTAACCAGCCGCTGCGCTATACCCCGCGCCATGTCGCCAAAACCCGGCTGGGCCTTTCGCACCAGCGCAACAAACTACAAGTACAGTTGGATGCCAGCCTTCGCCATATCAGCCGGCGCTACATCACAACTGATGGCCAGCAATTTTTGCCAGGATATACCACAGCAGATTTTCACCTGCGCGTTTCCAGAGCCCTCCCCAAAACCCGGGTCACAGCCGGCGTTTTTGTGGAGAACGTGACAGATCAGGCTTTTGAAGTCATCAAAGGCTATCCGGTCCCACCTCGAGCAATCCGATTTCAACTATCTATTCTGTTTGCCGGGGAAAATCAGGACACGCGCTAA
- a CDS encoding serine hydrolase codes for MRVSLFLTVLVLITGCGPAAENSNNPMTKIEATIDAAVDSVLAAHPEATVAVALDDGVTGATYLLNEHRSFHAASTMKIPVMIEVYRQAGQGRFSLDDELEVVNAFHSIVDSSRYSIEDDSDDAIYTKLGQKMTLRALVYQMITVSSNLATNLLIDFVSADTVQATAEALGVKNMKVLRGVEDLKAFDLGMSNTTTAADLAVLLAAIRDGKAVSVTADQEMVDVLLAQEFNEMIPAGLPATARAAHKTGWITAIHHDAALVYPEGTDPYVLVILIEGITDHAVSAQVGATITAAIHQALR; via the coding sequence ATGCGTGTATCTTTATTCCTGACTGTTCTGGTGTTGATTACTGGATGTGGGCCGGCAGCAGAAAATAGCAACAACCCGATGACAAAGATTGAAGCAACGATCGATGCCGCAGTCGATTCTGTCCTTGCTGCACACCCCGAAGCCACGGTTGCTGTTGCCCTCGATGATGGGGTAACCGGGGCTACGTATCTGCTAAACGAGCACCGTTCGTTTCATGCGGCCAGCACGATGAAAATACCGGTCATGATAGAGGTGTATCGGCAGGCCGGCCAGGGGCGATTTTCGCTGGATGATGAACTGGAGGTGGTGAACGCATTTCATTCTATAGTGGATAGCAGCCGCTACAGCATCGAGGATGATTCAGACGATGCGATCTATACAAAACTTGGGCAAAAAATGACCCTTCGCGCCCTCGTATATCAAATGATTACCGTGTCTTCCAATCTCGCTACAAACCTGTTGATAGATTTTGTGTCAGCCGACACTGTGCAGGCTACAGCGGAAGCCCTGGGGGTGAAAAATATGAAAGTGCTGCGCGGAGTTGAAGACTTGAAAGCCTTTGATCTGGGTATGAGCAATACAACAACCGCTGCCGATCTCGCTGTTTTGCTCGCTGCCATTCGCGATGGAAAGGCTGTTTCTGTAACGGCAGACCAGGAGATGGTTGATGTATTACTGGCGCAGGAATTTAACGAAATGATTCCAGCAGGATTGCCGGCAACAGCGCGTGCAGCGCATAAGACAGGATGGATTACTGCAATTCACCATGATGCAGCCCTTGTGTACCCTGAAGGTACCGATCCTTATGTGCTGGTTATTCTTATTGAGGGCATAACAGATCATGCAGTATCCGCACAGGTGGGGGCTACAATTACTGCCGCCATCCATCAGGCATTGCGTTGA